The Arctopsyche grandis isolate Sample6627 chromosome 7, ASM5162203v2, whole genome shotgun sequence genome includes a window with the following:
- the LOC143914585 gene encoding cyclin-dependent kinases regulatory subunit-like — MPINDIQYSGKYTDDHYEYRHVILPCDLVQRVPKSHLMTETEWRNIGVQQSPNWVHYMMHSPEPHVLLFRRPLTNSQSGAMNNFERQNGDA; from the exons ATGCCGATAAACGACATTCAATATTCTGGCAAGTACACAGATGACCATTACGAATATAG ACATGTCATCTTACCCTGTGATCTAGTACAGAGAGTGCCTAAGTCACATCTTATGACCGAGACTGAATGGCGAAACATCGGAGTACAGCAAAGCCCCAATTGGGTTCATTACATGATGCATTCTCCAGAGCCTCATGTTTTGTTGTTCCGAAGGCCGCTCACAAATTCCCAATCTGGTGCCATGAACAATTTTGAAAGGCAAAACGGCGATGCTTAA